Genomic DNA from Romeriopsis navalis LEGE 11480:
CGTTGGCCTATCGCGAGTGGAATCCTGGCGGTGAGCCGGTGCTGTTATTGCATGGCTTGGCGGACTATGGCGGCGTGTGGGTCAACTTTGCGGATGCACTGGGAGATCGGTTTCATTGTGTCGCTCCGGATTTGCGCGGACATGGTGATAGTGGCAAACCCCTGGAAGATTACAGCTGTGATGCAGTGATTGCGGATTTGGCGGCGCTGGTACAGCATTTGGGCTGGGAGAGAATGCATATCGTGGCACATTCCTGGGCGGCGAAGGTGGCTGTCGTCTGGGCCCAGCAGCAACCGCAGCGAGTGAGCAGTTTAGTTTTGGCTGATCCCTTCTTTATCGATCGCTTCCCCAGTTGGATGGGCTACACATTCCCGTTGCTCTATCGGGTGTTGCCGTTTTTGAAATTGTTAGGGCCGTTCACGGATTATGCCGCAGCGGCAACGGTGGGGCGGCAGCTCAAACAGTATCGCGGCTGGAGTGAGTTTCAGGCTTGGGTATTTCAGGGCGCAGTCGAACAGAAAAGCAATGGGCAATGGGGTAGCAAGTTTGCAGTTGCGGCACGGGATGGGGTGTTTGACGATACTTTGCGAGTGAAGGGCTTAACCCAGACGATCGATTTACCAACCTTATTTGTCCGACCGGAACAAGGATTGAACAAAAGCCAGTGGCAGATGAAACCCTACCAGCAGTATTTTACAAATTTACAGATGTGTTCTGTACCTGGTAATCATTGGTGCTTTCTAGTAGAGCCAGAGGCGTTTAATCAAGCGGTTACGGCATTCTTGGACATCGAGTGAAGACTGCTCGCCAATTCGACGGGTTTCCCCCCAACATGATTCTCAGTAAATTTCTTATACTGAAGATCAATTCTCTTAGTTATTCATTTATGACCTCCCGTCTACCCGCAACGGCACCCGTGCTGATGAGCACGATCGAAGGGCTGAACTACCGCGTTACAGTCGGGGATGTTGCGTCGCAAGCGGGGTTAGAGCTTAATCTGACACAGCAGGGTTTGATGACATTGGCTTCCGAGTCGGGTGGTGACTTGCAGGTGGCGGACTCGGGGGAGATTGTTTATGTCTTTGCTCCGGACTTTCGTCATGTCCTGCGGAATAAATTCTTGAGGCTGCGGTTGCAAGAAGTCTGGCGTAAGATTTGGCGGGTTCTCTTCTATATAATTCGCATTTCATTTGGCATTATCTTGATTGGGTTGATTGTGGCGGCGATCGTCGCCATTATCGCGTTAGCCTTGGCAGCGCAAGCCAGTCGCGGAGAGGATAACGATTCTGACTGGGGGAATATTGGCTGGGGTGGCGGTTCGTTGGGCTACTGGTGGCATCCCAATATATTTTGGCTATTCGACTGGAACACAGGCTATGGCCACCGCCGCCGTTATCGTCAACCAGAACGACCGGGCGAAACACCGCAGCTCAACTTCCTCGAATCGATCTTTTCGTTCTTATTTGGTGACGGCAATCCCAATGCGGATCTTGATGATCGGCGGTGGCAGTCGATCGGCAGCATTATTCGCAATCACCAAGGGGCAATCATTGCCGAACAAGTCACGCCCTTTTTAGATCAGACAGATACGTTACTGGCGAATGAATCTTCGATTTTGCCAGTGTTGCTGCGCTTTAACGGACAGCCAGAGGTAAGTCCGGATGGGGAAATTATTTATCATTTCCCACAGCTACAGAGTACCGCTGAATCCAAGCGCAAAAAATATGTTGCGAATTACTTAGAAGAGAAGCCGTGGCAGTTTACTCAGGCCACGACGGGACAAGTGACGATCGCGATTATCCTCGGAATTGTCTTGCTCGTTTTGGGTGTGATGCTACAGGGCATGCTGGCGACGGCGGGTGCGGTGTCAGGATTGATTCAGGCGATCGCGCTGCTCGCGTTGGTGTACGGCATTATTTATCTGGCCATTCCCGCAGGACGTTATTTCTGGTTGCAGCGGCAAAATCAGCAAATTGCAGCGCGCAATCAACAACGGCAAGACCAAGCAGCACAGCTCGATCGCGTCAGTCCAGAAATTCAGCACAAACTCGACTTTGCCAAGCAGTTTGCGGCAGAAACGATTATCCGCAAACAAGATTTGATTTATACAACTGAGGAAGACTTAATGCCACAGGAGCTAAAGCAAGCGGGCGCTGACTGGGAAAAACAATTGCAAGACCGTCATCCTGAAGCACCTTAAACCCGCCTGCAATATCTGACTCATCCATGGCAAATATCCATTGAGTAGGCTTGCAATGCCGTTGTTTTTGGCAGGTAGAGTGGATGGCGTGGGTGGTCGTATTTTGTCGTGCCGAAGCAGCATAGCGGAATCTGCCGATCGACCAGCAATTCATAAACCTGACGATCGCGCCCCCGATAGTCACCGTGGACACCCCAGGCGGCAATCACGTATTTGGCAGTTTGGGTGGCACTGAGGATTGTCTGGTTATTATCTTGTCCGATCGGCACTTTGGCCTTGCGGAGATCCTCTGGCTTCGTGGCGCGGTAGGCGAACAGATTGACCATGATTAGTCGATCGCAGCCCAAGGATTGGGCAAAGCCAACACAGCGACGGATTGTGGGATCGTCACGCGTCGCATCGGCGGTGCTGGGGTTGAGGCCAATGATGGTGCAGGTGCTCGGGCCAGGATGCCATTGCCGCCAGAGTTGGTAGCGATATTGCTGACAGGGGCTGATTGTGGCTCCGGTGGCGACATATTCCATTTAGGCTTCTGCCGTAGCTTTTTCGGCTTTTTTGGTATCGCGGCGGCCCCAAGGTTTAAGGATCGATACGGCAATGATGCCCAGAAGGCAAACCGTTTGGATGACGCCACCGATCAGTGCGCTGTGGCTATCAAACATAAATAGAGGATTCTGCAATGCCTTAAGTCGTTCGGTTTCGGCGATCGCCGTTGCGGCATTGGTCCACTGGCCGAGCCAAAATGTGCCAAAGATAATTAGTGCGAGGGTGACGACCCACTTGCTGATCACCCAGTAGAATTTGGTGAAGCCCCAGACGGTGAGCCAGGATAAGAGTCCCCCGGTTAGCAGCGATAAACTGGCGGCGGGGACGATGACGACTTCATCCAGGATTTGGATGGTTTCTTGGGCGAGGTAGAGTTCGTCGCCGCTGGTGGGATTTTGGTGGTGGAGGCTGATGACGACCATGCAGACGGCGGTGCCAAACCAGAGTGCGCC
This window encodes:
- a CDS encoding alpha/beta fold hydrolase is translated as MTSSETSSDFAARYDRPLQRIELPQLSLAYREWNPGGEPVLLLHGLADYGGVWVNFADALGDRFHCVAPDLRGHGDSGKPLEDYSCDAVIADLAALVQHLGWERMHIVAHSWAAKVAVVWAQQQPQRVSSLVLADPFFIDRFPSWMGYTFPLLYRVLPFLKLLGPFTDYAAAATVGRQLKQYRGWSEFQAWVFQGAVEQKSNGQWGSKFAVAARDGVFDDTLRVKGLTQTIDLPTLFVRPEQGLNKSQWQMKPYQQYFTNLQMCSVPGNHWCFLVEPEAFNQAVTAFLDIE
- a CDS encoding DUF1643 domain-containing protein codes for the protein MEYVATGATISPCQQYRYQLWRQWHPGPSTCTIIGLNPSTADATRDDPTIRRCVGFAQSLGCDRLIMVNLFAYRATKPEDLRKAKVPIGQDNNQTILSATQTAKYVIAAWGVHGDYRGRDRQVYELLVDRQIPLCCFGTTKYDHPRHPLYLPKTTALQAYSMDICHG